In Manis pentadactyla isolate mManPen7 chromosome 11, mManPen7.hap1, whole genome shotgun sequence, one DNA window encodes the following:
- the LOC118921341 gene encoding C2 calcium-dependent domain-containing protein 4A-like, which produces MWCLERLRLGLQRPMRGRNELFKGRSSRASAITPAACANVLTPDRIPEFCIPPRLASCPALDGLRVSWSEKAGSDDGAGHTDWDPRSQAALSLQHLPRARTAYGFCALLESPHTRRRESLFLGDARGAALRPRAHTYGGGGGARGDAPRAPPAGVPSAAGGARQPRDSRVPPPRGRRLLRAPDGLLQRALRARGSRGLAPVRSVSRGDEDQERGAGSRTPARGPSASPPPPPGPQPERLEAEGTVALGRAGGALRLAAEYSRASGRLRIRLLRAEGQAGGTAEPRAVGCRLSFVLQPPGKTRQQRGAVVRRSREAAFDQDLCLDGLSEDEVRRLAVRVKAENQGHGLERGRLRGQGELLLGPLLLL; this is translated from the coding sequence ATGTGGTGCCTGGAGCGGCTTCGCTTGGGTCTTCAGCGCCCTATGCGGGGCAGGAACGAGCTTTTCAAGGGTCGGTCCAGCAGAGCCTCGGCCATCACGCCCGCCGCGTGCGCAAACGTGCTCACACCCGACCGCATCCCCGAATTTTGCATTCCCCCGCGACTCGCTTCCTGCCCAGCCCTGGATGGACTCCGGGTCTCCTGGAGCGAAAAAGCTGGGTCAGATGACGGCGCCGGGCACACCGACTGGGACCCGCGCTCTCAGGCGGCGCTCTCGCTGCAGCACCTGCCCCGCGCGCGCACCGCCTACGGCTTCTGCGCGCTGCTCGAGAGCCCGCACACCCGCCGCAGGGAGTCGCTCTTCCTCGGGGACGCCCGCGGCGCCGCGCTCCGCCCCCGGGCCCACACctacggcggcggcggcggcgcgaggGGAGACGCCCCGCGTGCGCCCCCTGCCGGGGTTCCCTCCGCTGCTGGCGGGGCCCGTCAGCCCCGGGACTCGCGCGTCCCGCCGCCCCGCGGCCGCCGGCTCCTGCGCGCCCCTGACGGGCTGCTGCAGCGCGCGCTGCGGGCCCGCGGGAGCCGCGGCCTGGCCCCCGTCCGCTCAGTCTCCCGCGGGGACGAGGACCAGGAGCGCGGCGCCGGATCGAGGACCCCGGCCCGCGGCCCCTCCGCGTCTCCGCCGCCGCCCCCCGGCCCGCAGCCCGAGCGCCTGGAGGCCGAGGGCACCGTGGCTCTGGGGCGCGCCGGCGGCGCCCTGCGCCTGGCCGCCGAGTACAGTCGGGCCAGCGGGCGCCTCCGCATCCGGCTGCTCCGCGCCGAGGGACAGGCCGGGGGAACCGCCGAGCCCCGCGCCGTCGGCTGCCGCCTGAGCTTCGTCCTGCAGCCGCCGGGCAAGACGCGCCAGCAGCGCGGCGCCGTGGTCCGGCGGAGCCGCGAGGCCGCCTTCGACCAGGACTTGTGCCTGGACGGGCTGTCGGAGGACGAGGTGCGCCGCCTGGCCGTGCGCGTCAAGGCGGAGAACCAGGGCCACGGCCTGGAGCGGGGCCGCCTGCGGGGCCAGGGCGAGCTGCTGCTGGGCCCGCTGCTGCTGCTCTGa